From the genome of Streptomyces sp. V2I9:
AAAGTGGACCAGTCCACAGCGGGGCGTGGGGTGGTTTTGGGGAAGGTGGCTGCCCGAAGGCTGGACTTTCAGCCGTTTCAGGGGGTGAGGCGCGGCGTGAGAATGACGAGATCGTCCCTGTGTACGACCTCGCGCTCGTAGGCGGGCCCGAGTTCGCGGGCCAGATCCCGCGTGGAGCGGCCGAGCAGTTGGGGGATCTCTTTCGCGTCGAAGTTGACGAGCCCGCGGGCGACGGGGGCGCCCTGAGGGTCGCGCAGTTCGACGGGGTCACCGGCGCTGAACTCGCCCTCGACGGCCGAGATCCCGGCGGGCAGCAGCGAGGTGCGCCGCTCCACCACGGCCTGGACGGCACCGGCGTCGAGGGTGAGCGCGCCCTGCGGGGTGGAGGCGTGGGCGAGCCACAGGAGCCGGTCGGCGGAGCGGCGGCCGGTGGGGTGGAAGTACGTGCCGGTGTCGCGTCCCGCGAGGGCGTCGGCGGCCCGGCTGGCGGAGGTGAGGACCACGGGGACCCCGGCGGCGGTGGCGATGTTGGCGGCCTCGACCTTGGTGACCATGCCGCCGGTGCCCACGCCCGCCTTCCCGGCGCTGCCGATGGTGACACCGGCCAGATCGTCGGGGCCGGTGACCTCGGCGATCCGGGAGGCGCCGGGGGTGCCGGGGGGTCCGTCGTAGAGGCCGTCCACGTCGGAGAGCAGGACGAGGAGGTCGGCGTGGACGAGGTGGGCGACGAGGGCGGCGAGCCGGTCGTTGTCGCCGAAGCGGATCTCGTCGGTGGCGACCGTGTCGTTCTCGTTGACGACGGGGACCGCGCCCATCTCCAGGAGCTTGTCCAGGGTGCTGTAGGCGTTGCGGTAGTGGCCGCGGCGGCTGGTGTCGTCGGCGGTGAGGAGCACCTGGCCGACGCGGACGCCGTAGCGCGCGAACGAGGCGGTGTAGCGGGCCACGAGGAGGCCCTGGCCGACGCTGGCGGCGGCCTGCTGGCGGGCCAGGTCCTTGGGCCTGCGGACGAGGCCGAGCGGGGCGAGTCCGGCGGCGATGGCTCCGCTGGAGACGAGGACGACCTCACGTTCGCCGCCGTCCCTGACCTTGGCGAGGACGTCGACGAGGGCGTCGACCCGGTCGGCGTCGAGGCCGCCGGAGGCGGTGGTGAGCGAGGAGGAGCCGACCTTGACGACGATCCTGCCGGCGCCGGTCACCGCCGCCCCGCGGTGTGACGGCCTCTGCTCTGTCACGTGCTTCCTCGCTCTGGATCGCCCCGGTGTCCGACGAGGGCCTGCGTGCCGCCCCCGGCACAGCACAGTACGCGAGGGGCCGCCCGCGCCGCCCGTCCGTTCCGCCCGGTGGACGCCGCAGGGGCGGCCGGTGGCGGGTTGTGGACGGGGGCGCGGGCGGCCGGTGGGCTCAGCCAGGCTGCTGCTCGTCCTTGATCGCGAGCATCCGGTCGACGACCCGCGCGGCGGCGCGGCCGTCGGAGGGCTCGCAGAAGTCGACCCGGAACTGGGCGTACTTCTCCTTGTACTCCTCGCTGACCGCGTCGATGTTCCGGATCGCGGAGACCAGGTCCTCGGAGGTCTTGATCAGTGGACCGGGGGCGCGGGAGGTGAAGTCGAAGTAGAAGCCGCGCAGGGTGTCGCGGTAGTGCTCCAGGTCGTACGTGAAGAAGAGCATCGGACGCCCGGAGTGCGCGAAGTCGAACAGCACCGAGGAGTAGTCCGTGATCAGCACGTCGGCGATCAGGTAGAGGTCGGCGATGTCCGGGTAGTACGTGACGTCCCAGACGAAGCCCTGTCCGGCGCCGGGGATGGAGTCGAGGACCTTGTGGTGCTTGCGGTAGAGCAGCACGTGGTCCTCGCCGAGCTCACGCCGGGCGGCCTCGACGTCGATCTGGTTGTCGAGCTTGAAGCGGCGGCCGCCGTAGCGCTGGTCGTCGCGCCAGGTGGGGGCGTACAGGACGACCTTCTTGCCCGCGGGGATGCCGAGCTTCTCCCGTACGGCCGCGGCGCGCTTGACGCGGTCGGGGGCGTGGAAGACGTCGTTGCGCGGGTAGCCCGCCTCCAGGACCTCGCACTGGAGGCGGAAGGAGTTGGTCATGATCGGGGTGGTGAAGGCGTTCGGCGTGATGAACAGGCTGTACTGGCGCGAGCGCTGCGGGAGGCTCGCGATGTAGGCCAGGTTCGCCTTGGGGGTGCCGAGGAGGTCGGCGCCGATGCGCTTGAGCGGGGTGCCGTGCCAGGTCTGGACGACGACCTGGCCCTCGCGGCGGACGAACCACTCGCGGATGCCGCCGTTGGTGACGACGTACCGGCTGCGGGCCAGCGCCTCGTACCACTCCTTGCTGCCCCACTCGACGCCCCGGACGCCGGGCGGCAGCACGACCTGCTGGTCGTGGACCATCGCGATGTGCTCGACGTCGGTGCCGCGGCGCTTGAGCTCCTCGTAGACCGCGCGGGGCGAGTCGGAGAACTGCTTGCCGCCGAAGCTGTTGTAGAGCACGGCCTCGCGCAGCGGCAGCTTGCGCTGCTCAGGGGTGTAGACGTCGCGCAGGAGGCGCTGGCGGTAGGCGCCGCGCAGCTCCGGGGCGAGGACCGGGCCGGACTCGACGAAGATCCGGTCGAAGTCGAGCCGCTCGACGGTGTACGTGCGGTGCTCGCCCCGGTGGGACAGCGGCAGCGTGTCCACCAGGTCGGGGCGGATCGTGACGGGCACGTCGCGGGTGTGGTCCCACTCGGTGCGCAGCCGCAGGCGCGGCATCCAGCGGCCGGCGCGCAGCGACACGGTGCCCTCGTAGGTGGGCATGGTGTCCGGGCGCAGCCGGGCGGTGAAGCGGCCGTCGGCGAACTCGACGGGCAGCGGGCGGTCCTCGTTGCGGCCGGTGTGGCGCAGGACCATCTTCATCTGCTCTGCGGGACCGGTGTAGACGCCGGAGAGGACCAGCTCGCCGTCCGCGGTCCACTCGACGCCGTCGACGAGGGGCTGGACGGTGCGCAGCTGCGGGGTGAAGTTGCCCGCGCCGTCGGTGAGGATCGCGAGCTCGCGGTTCTCGGGCAGCGGGTGGACCCCGGTGACGTTCGCGGCGCCGTTGGTGGCGCGGCGGGTGGTGCCGTCCGCGAAGACGATCTGGGTGCGGTACTTGACGGCCTTACCGGGGCGTACGCCGTCGGCGGGCAGGTCCGCGAAGTCGAGGCGGGCGGTGTGGCGCAGCCAGCCGTCGGCTCCGGTCTCGCCCTGCTGGAGCGGGAGGTCGGTGGTGAAGCCGCTCGCCTCGTGGTCGATGCGCAGGGCCGTGGGGTACTTGCCCGCCGGGGTGGTGACGCGGGAGCGCAGGGTGACGGTCATGCCCTCGCCGTCGCCCTCCTGGCCGATGACCTCGGCGGGGACGACGTCCACGGAGAGCTTGAGGCGGTTGCGGTCGAAGCCGGCGACGAGCCGGACGCCGTCGTCCAGGACGCGGGTGAAGCTGTGTCCGGCCGCGCCCGCGCTGTTCTTGGTGATGCTGCCGACCGACATGCCGCCGGGGCGCGGGATGCCGACGCCCAGGCGCCAGGTGCCGGACTGCCACTGGCCGCGGACGCGGAGGCGGGACGGGTCGATGCCGATCTCGAAGCCGGACCAGTCGTAGTTGTGCAGGGCGCCCTTGGCCTCGGTGGTGGCGCGGGGCTCCTGGACGGTGCGCAGACGCAGCGGGAGGGTGGAGCGGCTGCCCTGGCGGCGGAGCACGGCGACGCGCAATGAGCGCTTGCCGGTGGCCGAGGGAACGTTGGGGATGTAGGCGTAGCCCTTGACAAGGAGCTTGCCGCCCTCCCAGACGAGATCGAGGAGCTTGCCGCGTACGGGGAGTTCGCTGCGGTTGAAGTTGCGCACCGAGGAGGGGAGCGAGGAGCTCTCGACGCCGGGCAGCTCGATGCGGGCGCGCCGCAGGCCGCGGACGGAGAAGGCTCCGGGGTTCTCCCGCTCGTAGTGCAGCAGTTCGGCCAGTTCATCACCGCGGCCGCTGGCCGCCAGGTGCCACTTGACCCGCGCCATCGGCGAGAACTGCCGTACGACCTTGGGGGCGGCCCGGTCCAGGAAGTCCTTGGCGGCCCGGTGGAACTCGGGGCGCTCCTCGACCGGAGTCTCCGGGAAGTACTTCATGAGCCGGCTGAGCTCGTCGGGGATCGCTTCGAGGGACGCCACGGGGGAAGGGCCTTTCCGGGGGGACGTGCAGATGATGAACCCCAGCAGGACGGGGCGTTAATGAGACGTCTCCAACCGTCTCATGGTTGCCCCACAGTATGACGTGACACCTCTCACAGGACGAACCCGCCCCGGCGGCCGCCGGGGCGGGGAGGGGCGTTCGAGCGCTCCCCCGCGGATGATCCGGCCGGGGGCCGCCGGACCGGCCGCCGGCGGGTGCCGGTCAGGCGCGGTGCGCGCGGGGGGCGCGCAGGACGCCGAGCACGGTGCGGCGGGCCTTGCGGACCGCGCGCCGGGCGAAGGAGGCGCGGGGCCGCTTCCGCGGCGGATCGATCCTGCGGCCGCCGACCCACTCCGTGACGGTCACCTCGTAGGCCCGGTCCGGAAGGACGGCGTCCTCGCCGAAGTGCGGATAGGCGAGGTGGAGGCGGGGCGGGTTCCCCCGGCGGACCACCTCGGGCTCCTCCTCGGCGCGCAGGAAGGCCGCGATGTCCAGGAGCAGGTCGAGCCGGCCCTCGGCCACGCACATCAGCCGGAGCCGTTCGTTCACCTTGAGGTTGCGGCCGAGGCCGGGCGTCCAGTACGCCTTCATGAGGGGGGCGGCGAGCGCCATCTTCCGCTCCTGGACCTCGGGCTTCTGCTTGACCAGGCCGGGGCCGAACTGGGGCAGCAGGGTGATGACGAAGGGCCGCACCATCAGGGCGTCGCGCCGGGGGCCCGGTGGCACGTGCTCGGCGATGAGCCCCATGAGGGCGCGGGCCGAGTCGAAGCGGCGTTTGTAGCCGCCCTTCTTGGTCATCTGGTTGCGGTCCTCGCGGCCCACCAGGTAGTAGCAGGTGTAGTCGGCGACGACGGAGATCCCGTTGCCGCGCAGGTACGCCTCCATCGTGAACAGGGCGTCCTCGCCCGTCTTCAGCTTCTCGTCGAAGGCCATGCCGAGGCGGACGAGGAGATCGCGCCGGAACAGCTTCTGCGCGCTCAGGGTGAACTTGACGTTGGAGGAGAACAGGTCGGCGCGTTCGACCGTTTCCTTCCACATCGACTTCGCGGCCCCCCGGTTGACGCCGACGATCTTCCCGAGGATCACGTCCGTGCCCGCCCGGTCCCCCATGGCGACCATGCGCTCCAGGGCTTCCTCGCCGAAGTGGTCGTCCGCGTCGAGGAAGAAGACGTACCGGCCGCGGGCGAGCCCGAGGCCCCGGTTGCGCGGGCCGCTGGGCCCCCCGGAATTCTCCTGCCGGACGACTCTCATGGGGATCGCGGTCCGGGCGGCGAACTCCCCCAGGAAGTCGCCGGTGCCGTCGGTGGAGCCGTCGTCGATCGCGACGATCTCCATGCGGTCGGCGCCGATGGTCTGTGCCTCGACGGACTCCAGGCACCGGACCAGGTAGGGCATCGCGTCATAGGCTCCGATGATCACACTGACATCGGGCTCGTCGTTCGTCCTGGGCAAGTCGGGCATGCGCACCTGTCGATTTGATCACGAAAGAGGGAAGGTTGCCCGACTCTGCACCCTTTTGCGCATTACGACACCGAACGACCCGTACACCCCTCCCCCGGGAGAGACGTACGGGTCGCGTTCGAGGTTGCCTGCTCTTCAGCTATTCGATCATCCGTGCGCCGCACAGGCGCACGGATGCCGGTGGACGGACGTACGGATGCCAGGGCGCGGGTCCGGCCGCACGGGCCCGCGCACGGGATCAGCGCGAGGGTGAGACCCCCTCGGTGAGGGCGGCCTCCACCTCAGCCTGCTCCGGGTCGGCCGCCGGAGCGTCGGGGTCCGCCGCGGCCTCGGCCGCGGCCACCGCCTGCGGGTCGGTGTCCCCGGCCCCGCTGGTGGCGGCCTCCTCGTCCGGCACGGCCACGGACCGGTCGCCGAGACGCTGGGCGACGGCCAGGTTGCGGGCCTCGGCCTTCGCGGCCAGCGCCCGTACGGCGGCGTTGAACTGCTCCATGGAGGTCGGCTCGTCCGGCCCCAGGAGGTAGGTCTTCAGCTCGCGGCGGGCGCCCGCCAGGGTGTCGGCGGCCGGGTCGGCCACCGCGGCCAGCAGCTGGTCCAGCTCCTCGGCCTGGTTGGACAGGACGACCGCGGCGCGCACGGCGGTGTTCTGCCGCTTGAACTCCTCGGCCCCGACCCCCGCCGAGTCGGTCACCGCGTACGGCTTGCCGCTCGCGATGAAGTCGGAGACCACACTGGAAATGTCCGAAACCATGGCGTCGGACTCGTTGAAGCAGTCGTACAGCTTGGGCTGCGCGCCGGTCACCGTACGGTGCTCCCACCAGCCGAAGGAACGCCAGTAGGCATCGTTCCACTCGGCCCGCAGCCGGGCGGCCTCCGCCTCGCGGGCCGGGTCCGCGAGCGAGATCCGCGACTCCTCCGCCTCGTCGCCGCCCGCGTGGCCGGAGGTCGCGAGCTCCGCCAGCCGCGCCTCGATCCGGGCCAGTTCGGCCTTGGCGGCGCGGTGCCCGGCGGTGGCCGAGGACGCCTCCTTCGCCCAGCGGGGGTCGGCCGCGCGCTCGGCCGCGGCCTTCTCCAGCATCGCCTGGATCCGGGCGTTGACGGCCTTGGCCTTCCCGCTGCGGATACCGGTGAAGGGGTGCGGCTTGTAGATGATCCGGACCGGGTCGGTGGCGTTCAGCAGCCGGCGCACGATGTTCTCGCCCGCCAGCAGCAGGGAGGTGTTGCCCGGATTGTCGTCCCAGCCCTCCCAGGTGGGCGCGTACAGCACGGTCGGGATGGGGTTCTTGACGGCGCCCGTCCAGCTCTTGATGGGCTCCAGCTGCGGACGGCCGACCTCGACGATGTCCTCGTCGCGGATGCCCACGTCGGCCAGCGCGTAGCGGTCGCGGCCGGCCCGGCCCGCGGTCCAGACCTCGTCGTACACCTTCGAGTACGGATTGACGCTGGCGAGCTTGTCGCTGTCGCCGTGGCCGATGAACACGTGCTTCATCGTCGGTACCCGCAGGATGTGGATGTTCTTTCCGACATTGGCGGGGTACAGGCAGACCCGGACCGTGGAGAGGTTCAGGTTCATCAGATGGGTGCCGGCCGGAACGCAGAGGACCGGGACGGAGGTCTCGGCGAGCTGCGGGACGAGGGCGCGCTCCCGCATGATGATCAGCGGGCGGCCTTCGACGCGGGCCATGGTGTCCAGCCACATGTTGCCCTGGTAGGCGGACTCGTTGGAGCCGGAGAAGTAGAGGACCACGGTCGGCTGGTACTCGCGCAGCCAGGTGTCCACGGCTTTGAGCACGGCAGGGGCCGGGGGCGCCAGCCGGCCGCGGCGTACGTACGGGATCAGCGCCGCGAGGTAGAGCAGGGCCAGCAGCAGCGTCAGGCCGATGCCCGCGAAGCCGATGAGGTCGTCACCGGTGCCGGCGGCGATCAGGACGCCCGCCACGGCCGGGATGTCGAGGTGCAGCATCTTCTCGGCGGAGCGCCGCACCAGCGCGCCGGGTGGGGCGTCGGGGATGCGGACCGCGTGCAGGTCCACGTTCCGGGTGACGACCGGCATCGTACGGCGCATCCGGATCAGCGTCGTCAGCGCGCCGTGCGGAGCCTGGAGCCCGTAGAAGAGCAGGAAGCAGGCGACCGCCGCGTAGAACAGCGGCGACTCGGCGAGGTCCAGGCGGGCCAGCAGCAGGATGACCATCAACTGCCGCAGCAGGAAGCGGATCGACAGCCCGGCCCGCACCTTGCCGAGGCGGTTGACCAGATAGCTCCCCTTCTGGTGCAGGTACCAGTCGGCCACGTACGTGACGGCGGCGGCCGCCGCGAAGAACCAGATGTGGGGAATGAGCGCGGCGAGCATGACGCAGGGGTATCCCAGCCCCATCAACAACGCTGCCGCCAGTTCCGACCTGCTGCCCACACGGGCCAGGCGAATGGCTGTCGAGATCACGAAGAACCTGCTCCAGGGGGTGCCGGTTGATTCACGTATTGGCGGAAATGTGAAGGTGCGGCTTCACGCATTCGGGCCTCTGCCGTCGCGCAAAGCGACAACAGAGGCCCGTAAAAGCACATTTGTCAAGAATTATTACACATCTGCTTGACGGTCCAGCACGGACGCCAGTGCCTGCTCGAACCCGGAGGACTCGGCGGCCCCCGCCGTCGGGTCCTGCTGCCGTACGTCGATGACGTGTCCGGTCAGCGCGGAGAGCAGGACGTCCAGCGAGGTGCGTGCCACGGCCTCCGACGAGAGCAGCGATCCCTCGGGCTCCTGGCCGAACGCCTTGGTGCGCATCGGCGTCGCCGTCCGCTCCGGGTTCACGCAGTTGACCCGGATGCCCTCCCCCGCCCACTCGTCGGCGAGCGCCTGGGTGAGGTTGACCATGGCGGCCTTGGTCGAGGAGTACAGGCTGTACTCGGCGCGGCCGCGGGTGTAGCTGCTGGAGGTGTAGAGCAGCAACTGGCCCTTGGTCTCGGCGAGGTACTTGTACGAGGCGCGGGCGATCTGGACGGGCGCCAGGTAGTTGACGTTCAGGGCTTCCTGGATCGTCGTGTTGTCGGTCTCGGCCAGCTTGCCGATCCGCAGCACGCCCGCGGTGTTGATGACGTAGTCGATCCGCCCGGTCTCGCGGTACGCCGTGGAGAGCGCGTCGTCCACGTGCTCCGGGTTCTCCACGTGCGTCCCCGTGGTGGAGCGGCCCAGCGCGTAGACCTTGGCACCGTAGCTCTCGGCCAGGGACGCGATGTCGGCGCCGATGCCGTACGAACCGCCGAAGACGACGAGCGTCCTGCCGGTGAGCAGCTCCCGGTAGCCGGCTTCGTCGGCCTGGCGGGGGGCCGCGGTGGAGGCCAGCTGGAAGAGCTTGTCGGTGATGAAGACGTCGACCGGCTGGGTCACCTTCATGTTGTACTCGTCGCCCGCGACCACGTAGATCGGCACGTCGGGGAGGTAGCGCAGGACCACCGAGCAGTCGTCGGTGGCCTGGAAGTTGGGGTCGCCCGCCGCGATCTCGTACGCCTTGCGGATCGTGGAGAGCTTGAACGCCTGCGGGGTCTGGCCGCGGCGCAGGCGGGAGCGGTCGGGGACGTCGGTGATGAACTCGCCGTCCTCGCCGTGCGTGCGGGTCACGATGATCGTGTCCGCGGAGGGGATGGCGACGTCGACGGCCTGGTAGCGGTCGAGGGCGTCCACGCAGTCCTTGATCACACGCTGTGACAGCAGGGGGCGCACCGCGTCATGGAAGAGGACGTTGCGGTCCTCGCCCTCGGCGAGCCCCTCCCCGAGGGCCGCGATGGCGCGCTCGGTGGTCTCGTTGCGGGTGTTCCCGCCCTCGATGACGCGGGTGACCTTGGTCAGTCCGGCCTTCTCGACGATCTTCTCGACGTCGGGCACGAAACCGGGCGCCATCAGCACGATGACATCGTCGATGCCCTCGGCGTTCTCGAAGATGGTCAGCGTGTGCTCGATGACGGCCTTGCCGGCGATCTTCAGCAGCTGCTTGGGGATCGACAGGCCCACGCGCTGGCCGGTCCCACCGGCGAGCACGACCGCTGTGGTCCGGGGCTTGGCTTCATGCGGCACAGACACAGACGACCTACCTTGCTATGACGGGGGAACAGTGTGATGGTCGCACTCTCCGTGACCGTCTCGCAAGGTGGACGTCGACCGTCGCTCGCCCCGCGGATGCCCGCAGTTCACCCTCTGGCCAGGGATGTTGGGTGCTTCCCGGGTGTCGCGCGGGGTGACCGACCCCACAGATGTGTTGCGCAATCGGCACATGAGCAGCACGTACACCCGGTGTGACCGGCGGAAACCGCCGACGCCCAGGGCCAGAATCTACCGGACGGCCCGCCTCCGGGGAGACGGGCCGTCCGGTGGGGCCTCCGGGGCCGCCCGTGAGGAACCCTCCGGGGCCGCCTTCGGAAGAGGCCCGGCGAAGCCTGCTGCCAGGACCTCTCGTTCGGATCGGGCCGGGCTCGTGGTCCCTGGCACCCCGACCCGGCCCGATCCGAACGGAAGCCCCCGGGAAGCGCCCGCCGGGTCAGGGCCGGACGCCCCCTAGAAGGGGTCGAACTCGTCGTACTCCTTCTGCGCGTCGTCGCGTTCGGCCTCGCGGTCCTTGCGCCGCTGCGCCGCGGGGCGCGGCTCCTCCAGGCGGTGGTCCTCGCCACGACGGCCGAGCATCTCGGCGCCGGCCTGCACGGTCGGCTCCCAGTCGAAGACGACCGCGTTGTCCTCGGCACCGATCGCGACGCCGTCGCCGGCGCGGGCGCCCGCCTTCATCAGGGCTTCCTCGACGCCGAGGCGGTTGAGCCGGTCCGCGAGGTAGCCGACGGCCTCGTCGTTGTTGAAGTCGGTCTGGCGCACCCAGCGCTCGGGCTTCTCGCCGCGCACGCGGTAGAGGTCCTCGCCCTCGGCGGTGACCGTGAAACCCGACTCGTCGACGGCCTTCGGGCGGATGACGATACGGGTCGCCTCCTCCTTCGGCTTGGCCGCGCGCGCCTCGGCGATGATTCCGGCGAGCGCGTAGGAGAGCTCGTTGAGGCCCTTGTGCGCGATCGCGGAGACCTCGAAGACGCGGTAGCCGCGGGCCTCCAGATCGGGGCGGATCATGTCGGCGAGGTCCTGGCCGTCGGGGATGTCCACCTTGTTGAGGGCGACGATGCGGGGCCGGTCCTCCAGGCCGCCGTACTGGCGCAGCTCCTCCTCGATGATGTCGAGGTCGGAGACGGGGTCACGGTCGGACTCCAGGGTGGCGGTGTCCAGGACGTGCACGAGCACCGAGCAGCGCTCGACGTGCCGCAGGAACTCCAGACCGAGGCCCTTGCCCTGGCTGGCGCCGGGGATGAGTCCGGGGACGTCCGCGACGGTGTAGACGGTGGAGCCGGCGGTGACGACGCCGAGGTTCGGTACGAGGGTGGTGAACGGGTAGTCCGCGATCTTCGGCTTGGCCGCCGAGAGCACCGAGATCAGCGAGGACTTGCCGGCGCTCGGGTAGCCCACGAGGGCCACGTCGGCGACGGTCTTGAGCTCCAGGACGATGTCCCGGCTCTCCCCCGGCTCACCGAGCAGCGCGAAGCCCGGAGCCTTGCGCCGGGTCGAGGCCAGCGCCGCGTTGCCGAGGCCGCCGCGGCCACCCTGACCTGCCACGAAGGTGGTGCCCTGGCCGACGAGGTCGGCGAGGACGTTCCCGTCCTTGTCGAGGACGACGGTGCCGTCCGGCACGGGCAGGACCAGGTCCTGGCCGTCCTTGCCGGAGCGGTGGCCGCCCGCGCCGGGCTGGCCGTTGGTGGCCTTGCGGTGGGGGTGGTGGTGGTAGTCGAGCAGCGTGGTCACGGCCTGCTCGACGACGAGGATCACATCGCCGCCTCGTCCGCCGTTGCCCCCGTCGGGGCCACCCAGCGGCTTGAACTTCTCACGGTGGACGGAGGCGCAGCCGTGGCCTCCGTTACCCGCGGCGGCATGCAGCTCGACGCGGTCCACGAAGGTGGTCATGGTCAGTGCCTCCAGGTACAGCGGGAAAAGCGGAATTGTCTCTGTCGTAACACGCCGAGGGCGGACCCGCTTCCCCGTTCACCGGGAAAGCTGCGGTCCGCCCTCGGAAGGTGCTGTGTCGTTCTGCGCGCGTCGGGAAGAACTCAGACGGCGAGCGGAACGATGTTCACGACCTTGCGGCCACGGTGCGTGCCGAACTCCACCGCACCGGC
Proteins encoded in this window:
- a CDS encoding glycosyltransferase family A protein — translated: MPDLPRTNDEPDVSVIIGAYDAMPYLVRCLESVEAQTIGADRMEIVAIDDGSTDGTGDFLGEFAARTAIPMRVVRQENSGGPSGPRNRGLGLARGRYVFFLDADDHFGEEALERMVAMGDRAGTDVILGKIVGVNRGAAKSMWKETVERADLFSSNVKFTLSAQKLFRRDLLVRLGMAFDEKLKTGEDALFTMEAYLRGNGISVVADYTCYYLVGREDRNQMTKKGGYKRRFDSARALMGLIAEHVPPGPRRDALMVRPFVITLLPQFGPGLVKQKPEVQERKMALAAPLMKAYWTPGLGRNLKVNERLRLMCVAEGRLDLLLDIAAFLRAEEEPEVVRRGNPPRLHLAYPHFGEDAVLPDRAYEVTVTEWVGGRRIDPPRKRPRASFARRAVRKARRTVLGVLRAPRAHRA
- the proB gene encoding glutamate 5-kinase — its product is MTEQRPSHRGAAVTGAGRIVVKVGSSSLTTASGGLDADRVDALVDVLAKVRDGGEREVVLVSSGAIAAGLAPLGLVRRPKDLARQQAAASVGQGLLVARYTASFARYGVRVGQVLLTADDTSRRGHYRNAYSTLDKLLEMGAVPVVNENDTVATDEIRFGDNDRLAALVAHLVHADLLVLLSDVDGLYDGPPGTPGASRIAEVTGPDDLAGVTIGSAGKAGVGTGGMVTKVEAANIATAAGVPVVLTSASRAADALAGRDTGTYFHPTGRRSADRLLWLAHASTPQGALTLDAGAVQAVVERRTSLLPAGISAVEGEFSAGDPVELRDPQGAPVARGLVNFDAKEIPQLLGRSTRDLARELGPAYEREVVHRDDLVILTPRLTP
- the obgE gene encoding GTPase ObgE, with amino-acid sequence MTTFVDRVELHAAAGNGGHGCASVHREKFKPLGGPDGGNGGRGGDVILVVEQAVTTLLDYHHHPHRKATNGQPGAGGHRSGKDGQDLVLPVPDGTVVLDKDGNVLADLVGQGTTFVAGQGGRGGLGNAALASTRRKAPGFALLGEPGESRDIVLELKTVADVALVGYPSAGKSSLISVLSAAKPKIADYPFTTLVPNLGVVTAGSTVYTVADVPGLIPGASQGKGLGLEFLRHVERCSVLVHVLDTATLESDRDPVSDLDIIEEELRQYGGLEDRPRIVALNKVDIPDGQDLADMIRPDLEARGYRVFEVSAIAHKGLNELSYALAGIIAEARAAKPKEEATRIVIRPKAVDESGFTVTAEGEDLYRVRGEKPERWVRQTDFNNDEAVGYLADRLNRLGVEEALMKAGARAGDGVAIGAEDNAVVFDWEPTVQAGAEMLGRRGEDHRLEEPRPAAQRRKDREAERDDAQKEYDEFDPF
- a CDS encoding bifunctional cytidylyltransferase/SDR family oxidoreductase, coding for MSVPHEAKPRTTAVVLAGGTGQRVGLSIPKQLLKIAGKAVIEHTLTIFENAEGIDDVIVLMAPGFVPDVEKIVEKAGLTKVTRVIEGGNTRNETTERAIAALGEGLAEGEDRNVLFHDAVRPLLSQRVIKDCVDALDRYQAVDVAIPSADTIIVTRTHGEDGEFITDVPDRSRLRRGQTPQAFKLSTIRKAYEIAAGDPNFQATDDCSVVLRYLPDVPIYVVAGDEYNMKVTQPVDVFITDKLFQLASTAAPRQADEAGYRELLTGRTLVVFGGSYGIGADIASLAESYGAKVYALGRSTTGTHVENPEHVDDALSTAYRETGRIDYVINTAGVLRIGKLAETDNTTIQEALNVNYLAPVQIARASYKYLAETKGQLLLYTSSSYTRGRAEYSLYSSTKAAMVNLTQALADEWAGEGIRVNCVNPERTATPMRTKAFGQEPEGSLLSSEAVARTSLDVLLSALTGHVIDVRQQDPTAGAAESSGFEQALASVLDRQADV
- a CDS encoding CDP-glycerol glycerophosphotransferase family protein, which codes for MASLEAIPDELSRLMKYFPETPVEERPEFHRAAKDFLDRAAPKVVRQFSPMARVKWHLAASGRGDELAELLHYERENPGAFSVRGLRRARIELPGVESSSLPSSVRNFNRSELPVRGKLLDLVWEGGKLLVKGYAYIPNVPSATGKRSLRVAVLRRQGSRSTLPLRLRTVQEPRATTEAKGALHNYDWSGFEIGIDPSRLRVRGQWQSGTWRLGVGIPRPGGMSVGSITKNSAGAAGHSFTRVLDDGVRLVAGFDRNRLKLSVDVVPAEVIGQEGDGEGMTVTLRSRVTTPAGKYPTALRIDHEASGFTTDLPLQQGETGADGWLRHTARLDFADLPADGVRPGKAVKYRTQIVFADGTTRRATNGAANVTGVHPLPENRELAILTDGAGNFTPQLRTVQPLVDGVEWTADGELVLSGVYTGPAEQMKMVLRHTGRNEDRPLPVEFADGRFTARLRPDTMPTYEGTVSLRAGRWMPRLRLRTEWDHTRDVPVTIRPDLVDTLPLSHRGEHRTYTVERLDFDRIFVESGPVLAPELRGAYRQRLLRDVYTPEQRKLPLREAVLYNSFGGKQFSDSPRAVYEELKRRGTDVEHIAMVHDQQVVLPPGVRGVEWGSKEWYEALARSRYVVTNGGIREWFVRREGQVVVQTWHGTPLKRIGADLLGTPKANLAYIASLPQRSRQYSLFITPNAFTTPIMTNSFRLQCEVLEAGYPRNDVFHAPDRVKRAAAVREKLGIPAGKKVVLYAPTWRDDQRYGGRRFKLDNQIDVEAARRELGEDHVLLYRKHHKVLDSIPGAGQGFVWDVTYYPDIADLYLIADVLITDYSSVLFDFAHSGRPMLFFTYDLEHYRDTLRGFYFDFTSRAPGPLIKTSEDLVSAIRNIDAVSEEYKEKYAQFRVDFCEPSDGRAAARVVDRMLAIKDEQQPG